A window of Erpetoichthys calabaricus chromosome 12, fErpCal1.3, whole genome shotgun sequence contains these coding sequences:
- the LOC114661840 gene encoding gastrula zinc finger protein xFG20-1-like isoform X1 — MDDRVSAGVFKEQFAFLRAAIENVLCEFTDSVDKSFAHFQLEMCRKEKEIESLRLRLEISQSEVRAERGHASPALRVLTRGPNKGNERGVERTPGVQLRTPVIGRQAGYKEGGQVNQELTFEKKPGVLIPDRLTGQSSKSVGWIQREDDDTAALTKTFPKSCEVGAPVRLSPDCNGSRDKWPSYEWNRKGSKADSQVPTAEELLDHKLMFIKEEDQEQCSSDFNVELYDQQALHLKEEDPEQSTELVLKPSGPDQSLIRTHREDAVSSASGVRNEEEREASSGLSFCQISLHNGARYNLQEHGNQSSLKSSQSGTPNVQGSFSLGFAPSLTCTLGLEAGEPQKRLLSALHCGVTEAVTSPMPTQNCAEKTWHDHDEHGLMQNNGGPKKKLYSCPECGKGFRWKSKLREHQTMHFGEKPYFCAVCGKRFSYKRSIQRHQVLHTGEKCHPCPECGKLFTTKEYVQKHQITHTGEHPYPCTQCGRRFKSKPNLKQHQRIHGIGKSYCCSKCGRTFKWKSSLSVHLKVHSAEVSEAAR; from the exons ATGGACGACAGGGTCTCTGCAGGAGTGTTTAAAGAGCAGTTCGCTTTTCTGCGAGCGGCTATAGAGAATGTGCTATGCGAGTTCACCGATTCCGTCGACAAAAGTTTTGCTCATTTTCAACTGGAGATGTGCCGCAAAGAGAAGGAAATCGAGAGCTTGAGGCTGCGCCTCGAGATCTCACAGTCTGAAGTGAGAGCCGAACGGGGTCACGCGAGCCCGGCTCTCCGAGTGCTCACAAGAGGTCCCAACAAAGGGAATGAGAGGGGCGTAGAGCGCACACCGGGGGTCCAGCTGCGGACACCAGTCATCGGCAGGCAAGCAGGCTATAAAGAGGGTGGCCAAGTGAATCAAGAGCTGACATTCGAGAAGAAACCGGGGGTGTTGATCCCAGATCGTCTCACCGGACAGAGTTCCAAGTCAGTCGGTTGGATTCAGCGCGAAGACG ATGACACTGCAGCCCTCACAAAAACGTTTCCCAAGAGCTGTGAAGTTGGTGCTCCTGTTCGTCTGTCTCCTGATTGCAATGGTTCCAGAGACAAGTGGCCATCATATGAGTGGAACAGAAAAGGCAGCAAAGCGGACAGTCAAGTTCCAACTGCCGAAGAGCTCCTTGACCACAAACTGATGTTTATTAAAGAGGAAGACCAAGAACAGTGTTCAAGTGACTTTAATGTAGAACTCTATGACCAGCAGGCACTGCATCTCAAGGAAGAAGATCCCGAACAAAGCACAGAGTTGGTGTTGAAACCCAGCGGACCTGACCAGTCTTTAATCAGAACACACAGAGAGGATGCAGTCTCTTCTGCAAGTGGGGTAAGAA atgaagaagaaagagaggCCTCCTCTGGATTGTCATTCTGTCAGATCTCTCTTCATAACGGTGCACGATACAACCTTCAAGAACATGGAAATCAAAGCAGTTTGAAAAGTTCTCAATCTGGGACTCCTAATGTCCAGGGTTCATTTTCACTTGGGTTTGCTCCGTCTCTCACATGTACACTGGGGCTTGAGGCTGGTGAACCCCAGAAACGCCTCCTCTCTGCTCTTCATTGTGGTGTTACAGAAGCTGTGACCTCGCCAATGCCTACTCAGAACTGTGCAGAGAAGACGTGGCATGACCATGACGAGCATGGGCTCATGCAGAATAACGGGGGAcccaaaaaaaaactctacagtTGCCCTGAATGTGGGAAAGGGTTCAGGTGGAAGAGTAAGCTGCGTGAACATCAGACCATGCACTTTGGGGAGAAGCCGTATTTCTGTGCCGTGTGTGGAAAGCGATTCAGTTACAAACGTAGCATTCAGCGTCACCAGGTCCTGCATACTGGGGAGAAATGCCACCCATGCCCAGAGTGTGGCAAGTTGTTTACCACTAAAGAGTATGTTCAGAAGCACCAGATTACTCACACTGGAGAGCATCCTTATCCATGCACCCAGTGTGGGCGGAGGTTCAAAAGTAAGCCCAACCTCAAACAGCACCAGAGAATTCATGGCATAGGGAAGTCCTACTGCTGCAGCAAATGTGGGCGAACTTTCAAATGGAAGTCGAGTCTCTCGGTTCATCTGAAGGTTCATTCTGCAGAAGTGAGTGAAGCAGCGCGGTAG
- the LOC114661840 gene encoding zinc finger protein 33B-like isoform X2, whose amino-acid sequence MDDRVSAGVFKEQFAFLRAAIENVLCEFTDSVDKSFAHFQLEMCRKEKEIESLRLRLEISQSEVRAERGHASPALRVLTRGPNKGNERGVERTPGVQLRTPVIGRQAGYKEGGQVNQELTFEKKPGVLIPDRLTGQSSKSVGWIQREDDDTAALTKTFPKSCEVGAPVRLSPDCNGSRDKWPSYEWNRKGSKADSQVPTAEELLDHKLMFIKEEDQEQCSSDFNVELYDQQALHLKEEDPEQSTELVLKPSGPDQSLIRTHREDAVSSANEEEREASSGLSFCQISLHNGARYNLQEHGNQSSLKSSQSGTPNVQGSFSLGFAPSLTCTLGLEAGEPQKRLLSALHCGVTEAVTSPMPTQNCAEKTWHDHDEHGLMQNNGGPKKKLYSCPECGKGFRWKSKLREHQTMHFGEKPYFCAVCGKRFSYKRSIQRHQVLHTGEKCHPCPECGKLFTTKEYVQKHQITHTGEHPYPCTQCGRRFKSKPNLKQHQRIHGIGKSYCCSKCGRTFKWKSSLSVHLKVHSAEVSEAAR is encoded by the exons ATGGACGACAGGGTCTCTGCAGGAGTGTTTAAAGAGCAGTTCGCTTTTCTGCGAGCGGCTATAGAGAATGTGCTATGCGAGTTCACCGATTCCGTCGACAAAAGTTTTGCTCATTTTCAACTGGAGATGTGCCGCAAAGAGAAGGAAATCGAGAGCTTGAGGCTGCGCCTCGAGATCTCACAGTCTGAAGTGAGAGCCGAACGGGGTCACGCGAGCCCGGCTCTCCGAGTGCTCACAAGAGGTCCCAACAAAGGGAATGAGAGGGGCGTAGAGCGCACACCGGGGGTCCAGCTGCGGACACCAGTCATCGGCAGGCAAGCAGGCTATAAAGAGGGTGGCCAAGTGAATCAAGAGCTGACATTCGAGAAGAAACCGGGGGTGTTGATCCCAGATCGTCTCACCGGACAGAGTTCCAAGTCAGTCGGTTGGATTCAGCGCGAAGACG ATGACACTGCAGCCCTCACAAAAACGTTTCCCAAGAGCTGTGAAGTTGGTGCTCCTGTTCGTCTGTCTCCTGATTGCAATGGTTCCAGAGACAAGTGGCCATCATATGAGTGGAACAGAAAAGGCAGCAAAGCGGACAGTCAAGTTCCAACTGCCGAAGAGCTCCTTGACCACAAACTGATGTTTATTAAAGAGGAAGACCAAGAACAGTGTTCAAGTGACTTTAATGTAGAACTCTATGACCAGCAGGCACTGCATCTCAAGGAAGAAGATCCCGAACAAAGCACAGAGTTGGTGTTGAAACCCAGCGGACCTGACCAGTCTTTAATCAGAACACACAGAGAGGATGCAGTCTCTTCTGCAA atgaagaagaaagagaggCCTCCTCTGGATTGTCATTCTGTCAGATCTCTCTTCATAACGGTGCACGATACAACCTTCAAGAACATGGAAATCAAAGCAGTTTGAAAAGTTCTCAATCTGGGACTCCTAATGTCCAGGGTTCATTTTCACTTGGGTTTGCTCCGTCTCTCACATGTACACTGGGGCTTGAGGCTGGTGAACCCCAGAAACGCCTCCTCTCTGCTCTTCATTGTGGTGTTACAGAAGCTGTGACCTCGCCAATGCCTACTCAGAACTGTGCAGAGAAGACGTGGCATGACCATGACGAGCATGGGCTCATGCAGAATAACGGGGGAcccaaaaaaaaactctacagtTGCCCTGAATGTGGGAAAGGGTTCAGGTGGAAGAGTAAGCTGCGTGAACATCAGACCATGCACTTTGGGGAGAAGCCGTATTTCTGTGCCGTGTGTGGAAAGCGATTCAGTTACAAACGTAGCATTCAGCGTCACCAGGTCCTGCATACTGGGGAGAAATGCCACCCATGCCCAGAGTGTGGCAAGTTGTTTACCACTAAAGAGTATGTTCAGAAGCACCAGATTACTCACACTGGAGAGCATCCTTATCCATGCACCCAGTGTGGGCGGAGGTTCAAAAGTAAGCCCAACCTCAAACAGCACCAGAGAATTCATGGCATAGGGAAGTCCTACTGCTGCAGCAAATGTGGGCGAACTTTCAAATGGAAGTCGAGTCTCTCGGTTCATCTGAAGGTTCATTCTGCAGAAGTGAGTGAAGCAGCGCGGTAG